The genome window CTTCAATCAGCGCACGCAAATCTGGCAAACCGTCAATTCCTTGGGGAGTGCCCACGGCGATGATAATCACTTCGGCCTGGTCAAATGCCGCTTCGTGATGGATCGTGAACGAGAGGCGCTTCGCATGGACTTGCTCCTGCAGCAATTCATCCAGTCCCGGCTCAAAAAACGGTACCCTTCCTCCCTGCAGCTGTGCGACCTTCTCACGGTCCACATCCACGCACACGACACTATGGCCGATGCTGGCTAGACAAACCCCTGTGACTAGTCCGACGTACCCTGTTCCGACAATGGCCAATTTCATATGTTCTATCCCTCTCTTATCCACGCTGATCCACTCTTTTTCTCCAAGCGTTCCAGCCGTAATGCAAGAAGCACCACGACGCTCGCACAAGACTGAGCTTTTCGATATCCCGGTACAGCCGCCACGTATTTCGGGCTGCTTTCCACTTGTTGCTGGAAATCGACCCTTCCACCTGGCGATACTGGGAGAGCTCCTCCTGAATCCCGTACGCCACATGTCCTGCCCGGAGAATTTGCAGCCACAGCGCCGTATCCTGACGTGTCCGGATGTTTGGCATCTGAACGAGTCCCAGCTTATCTCGATCCAGCATGACGGTAAGGCAGCCAATGATCGTATTTTTCAACAAACCGTTGTAATCGATCTCTTGCGGTATGGTGACCACAAACGGAGTAAGCGTGCCATTTTCCCGAATCATGCGGTACCGGGTGAAGGTAAAGGCAACATCATGATGCTGCATGTAGGTGACCTGCTTTTCCAGCTTTTCGGACAGCCACAGATCATCGCTGTCCAAAAAGGCGAGATATTTTCCTCCTGCGGCGCTAATGCCAGTGTTTCTCGCCACAGCAGCCCCGCTGTTTTTCGGTAATACGATCAGGCGTATACGGGGATCGTGCAGCTCCTCCTGGATCAAGGAGACAGTTTCATCGCTCGAGCAATCGTCAACCAGTATGAGCTCCCAGTACGGGTAGGTCTGCCTTTTCACGGAGTCGATTGTTTCCCTAATGAACCTGGTCGCATTGTAAGTCGGTGTAATCACAGACACCAACGGATGCGCATGTCCTTCCTGAATGGAACGGGCTGGGGACACCGTCATTGTGCGACACCTCTCACCCATGATGGTTTGGTCTGTGAAAGAGACTGATAAAGACTGACCAACTTTTCCGATTCCGCCTCCCAGTTGTACTCATTGATCGTATACGCCATTCCTCTTCGCCCCATCTCTTTTGCAAGCTGTGGCCTATCGTGCATCAAGGTAATCATCTGGGCAATCTCCAGAGCATCCTCCTGATCGACAAAGACACCAGCCCCTACATGTCCCACTTTTTCCCTCCAAGCTGCAAAATTACTAGCGATAAAGGGAATGCCAAACCGTTGGTACTCGAAAATCTTGTTTGGACTTGTTTTTGCGTGATCGCCGATGTCGCAAATAGTGATCAGCCCGACGTCCGCCCGGATGATATAGGCAAATGCCTGTTCTTGGGGCACGCTTCCCATGTAATCTACGTACTTCCAGCCCGCTCGCGCTTTCGCTTCCTCCATCCCTGCCTGATCGTGAACGGGGCCAACGAGCCACAGCCTCGCAGAAACATATTGATTGACGTATTCCATGGCTTTTACCATCTGTATCAGACCCCGACTGCGGCCGATCGTCCCCACATAAATGGCCCGAAATTCCACTGTTCTGGGAATGCTGTGGCTGTATGCGTACGCCCGCTCAATCAGCTCTCCCCTGGAGATCGGTGCATTTTCAAGAACAAT of Brevibacillus choshinensis contains these proteins:
- a CDS encoding glycosyltransferase family 2 protein, which codes for MTVSPARSIQEGHAHPLVSVITPTYNATRFIRETIDSVKRQTYPYWELILVDDCSSDETVSLIQEELHDPRIRLIVLPKNSGAAVARNTGISAAGGKYLAFLDSDDLWLSEKLEKQVTYMQHHDVAFTFTRYRMIRENGTLTPFVVTIPQEIDYNGLLKNTIIGCLTVMLDRDKLGLVQMPNIRTRQDTALWLQILRAGHVAYGIQEELSQYRQVEGSISSNKWKAARNTWRLYRDIEKLSLVRASWCFLHYGWNAWRKRVDQRG
- a CDS encoding glycosyltransferase codes for the protein MATPTKVCIFAPVHVSTDVRVYQKEAKALASAGYSVVLLARSVEGMNEELSGEMLSVEGVPRYKNRLQRFLLQPLMLRKILRTKASIIHLHNPDTLPLGFLLKLLGKTVIYDTHEDFTQRILMREWIPARLRTYIAKAVGKLEAWAGRVFDASIATQPDVAKRLGSKCIVLENAPISRGELIERAYAYSHSIPRTVEFRAIYVGTIGRSRGLIQMVKAMEYVNQYVSARLWLVGPVHDQAGMEEAKARAGWKYVDYMGSVPQEQAFAYIIRADVGLITICDIGDHAKTSPNKIFEYQRFGIPFIASNFAAWREKVGHVGAGVFVDQEDALEIAQMITLMHDRPQLAKEMGRRGMAYTINEYNWEAESEKLVSLYQSLSQTKPSWVRGVAQ